A single Corynebacterium stationis DNA region contains:
- a CDS encoding adenosine deaminase, with product MYDAPLISPENKDSSADTLASLPKVALAAKVAAGHSVSDAVKTVLDKLQADNVIYAELRLNPNDFVDAHDASTSEALLSDAIAQATSALHSHDVDARIILSADTQAANVAEIADAAIAHDEVAGFALVGDNVAAHAGVLDKLQANFVPFVIDGGFDDIEAGVKAGATRISAGVDIIDDFSATVEGISPGKLTSWIRDRHIAVEITPDEDIAAEEVDSLADHPLPLLQQLGFTCAVGESALTEQFVSLNEALGYGLEEFFELTVAAMQNSFSTQEHRQHLIETVILPAYEELSDTEFAEDTQEPEDEA from the coding sequence ATGTATGACGCACCTTTAATTAGCCCAGAAAACAAAGATTCTTCCGCCGACACTTTGGCTTCCTTGCCCAAAGTAGCCCTTGCTGCCAAGGTTGCCGCAGGGCACAGTGTTTCTGACGCCGTGAAAACTGTCTTAGACAAGCTGCAGGCCGATAATGTGATTTACGCCGAGTTGCGCTTAAACCCGAATGATTTTGTAGACGCACACGATGCATCGACAAGCGAAGCATTGCTTAGCGATGCCATCGCGCAAGCCACTTCCGCGCTTCATTCCCACGACGTCGATGCACGCATTATTCTGAGCGCCGATACCCAAGCAGCGAATGTCGCAGAGATTGCCGATGCTGCCATTGCCCACGACGAGGTCGCAGGCTTTGCACTGGTGGGTGACAATGTTGCGGCTCACGCAGGCGTTTTAGACAAGCTGCAGGCTAATTTCGTACCATTTGTCATCGACGGTGGCTTTGACGATATTGAAGCTGGCGTCAAAGCCGGTGCCACTCGCATTTCCGCAGGTGTTGATATCATCGATGACTTTAGCGCCACCGTCGAAGGTATTTCCCCAGGCAAGCTGACCAGCTGGATTCGCGACCGCCACATTGCCGTGGAAATTACTCCCGATGAAGATATTGCTGCCGAGGAAGTAGATTCTTTGGCGGATCACCCATTGCCACTATTGCAGCAATTGGGCTTTACCTGCGCGGTGGGAGAATCCGCATTGACAGAGCAATTTGTCTCACTTAATGAAGCTTTAGGTTATGGCCTGGAGGAATTCTTTGAGCTGACCGTGGCTGCGATGCAAAATAGCTTTAGCACCCAGGAACATCGTCAGCATCTTATCGAAACCGTGATTTTGCCTGCTTATGAAGAACTTTCTGACACCGAGTTTGCCGAAGACACCCAAGAACCCGAAGACGAGGCCTAA
- a CDS encoding alpha/beta hydrolase gives MKNFLTPSLPKTPKNPKTRPKTRKIAGAAVALGVGAFSVGALGAGLKVYKESREPYLRQVDPELRTWSLYLPNHVISPALMLFIMGLVSKIDAIRETDRDVDIRTIEGESPDDGHPFSARHIVPQRIADAGADASASMRPAMIWTHGGGHLIGTPGFYDPQNAKIADELNISVFAPSYRKANQAPFPADLDDCYALVRWVQDNAEELGVDPQRIAVCGDSAGGGLAAGIVQRAIDDGHSVAFQGLVYPMLDHQSGNASSAGFDAHERSWGQFIWTARLNAAAWNLYLGNDHSDSELAPYASPLYREDLVDCPPTWIGIGDLDLFYPEALTFAQRLDKAGVPVEFISYDGAYHGFDHLAPQSEKTAKLHADLIAALREALETD, from the coding sequence ATGAAGAACTTTCTGACACCGAGTTTGCCGAAGACACCCAAGAACCCGAAGACGAGGCCTAAGACACGCAAAATTGCGGGCGCTGCCGTGGCCCTTGGCGTGGGTGCTTTTAGCGTCGGGGCTTTAGGAGCGGGGCTCAAGGTTTATAAGGAAAGCCGGGAGCCGTATCTGCGGCAGGTGGATCCTGAGTTGCGGACTTGGTCGTTGTATCTTCCCAACCACGTTATTTCGCCGGCGTTGATGTTATTTATCATGGGTTTGGTCTCCAAGATTGATGCGATTAGAGAGACCGACCGTGACGTTGACATCCGCACAATTGAAGGTGAAAGCCCCGATGATGGGCATCCGTTTAGCGCGCGGCATATTGTGCCGCAACGAATAGCTGATGCTGGAGCAGATGCTTCAGCATCTATGCGCCCGGCGATGATATGGACGCATGGCGGCGGGCATCTGATTGGCACTCCGGGATTTTATGACCCGCAGAATGCGAAGATTGCTGATGAGCTAAATATCTCGGTATTCGCGCCGAGCTACCGGAAAGCGAATCAAGCTCCTTTTCCTGCTGACCTAGATGATTGCTATGCGCTGGTGCGTTGGGTGCAAGACAATGCTGAAGAATTGGGAGTTGACCCGCAGCGCATTGCCGTGTGTGGCGATAGCGCTGGTGGTGGTCTAGCAGCGGGCATCGTGCAGCGGGCGATCGATGACGGGCACTCCGTTGCCTTTCAAGGATTGGTCTATCCCATGCTGGACCACCAAAGCGGCAATGCCTCTAGCGCGGGATTTGATGCCCATGAGCGCTCATGGGGGCAGTTTATCTGGACCGCGCGGTTAAATGCTGCAGCGTGGAACCTGTATTTAGGCAATGACCATTCGGACTCAGAATTAGCGCCCTATGCGTCACCGCTGTATCGCGAGGACCTCGTAGATTGTCCGCCGACGTGGATTGGCATTGGGGATTTGGACTTGTTTTACCCCGAGGCTTTAACCTTCGCGCAGCGCTTAGATAAAGCCGGCGTTCCCGTAGAATTTATTTCTTACGATGGTGCCTATCACGGGTTCGACCACCTGGCGCCACAGTCAGAGAAAACAGCAAAGCTTCACGCAGACCTTATTGCGGCGCTGCGTGAAGCTTTGGAAACGGATTAG
- the upp gene encoding uracil phosphoribosyltransferase: protein MDIHVVDHPLASSRLTLMRDERSDNAAFRAALADLGGMLVYEASRNLPVEHFECNTPVAVADGTRLLDPPIIVPIIRAGLGMIDPALSMIPDAQVGFIGMARNEETHEPVPYLEALPEDLSGRTVFLVDPMLATGGSLLHSLKLLVDRGATDIVAICLISAQPGVDALAESGYPVRLVTACIDPSLDENAYIIPGLGDAGDRLYGPRNIDL, encoded by the coding sequence ATGGATATCCACGTAGTAGACCACCCACTTGCTTCATCTCGTCTGACGCTCATGCGCGATGAGCGCAGCGATAACGCAGCATTTCGTGCAGCCCTGGCTGATCTTGGCGGAATGTTAGTCTATGAAGCCTCTCGCAATCTGCCCGTTGAGCACTTCGAATGCAATACCCCAGTCGCTGTAGCCGACGGCACGCGTTTGCTTGACCCACCGATTATCGTGCCTATTATTCGCGCGGGTTTGGGCATGATTGACCCAGCACTGTCGATGATCCCAGATGCTCAAGTTGGCTTTATCGGCATGGCGCGCAACGAAGAAACTCATGAGCCAGTTCCGTATTTGGAAGCATTACCCGAAGACCTCAGCGGACGCACCGTCTTCCTGGTTGATCCGATGCTGGCCACCGGTGGTTCACTGCTTCACTCTTTGAAGCTGTTGGTGGACCGTGGCGCAACCGATATTGTTGCTATCTGCCTGATTTCGGCACAGCCTGGTGTTGATGCCCTCGCGGAGTCTGGCTACCCAGTGCGTTTGGTTACCGCCTGCATTGATCCTTCATTGGATGAAAATGCCTACATCATTCCAGGCTTGGGGGATGCTGGTGACCGACTTTACGGTCCGCGCAACATCGATTTATAA
- a CDS encoding helix-turn-helix domain-containing protein has product MAPSVGRLLWASYGFRFSQNLKKIRRKRGVTQQALAEIAGLSRTQVCNLERNENNSGTSADPALSTVYKLALALEVPPALLLPQPEDNVKSVCATPAPRVTQEKIQPAELAEIAPVDAMPAGRVQALLVKSAPVHPAPSQQHLISSELQQEGEGSGSSLEKLAPFSPEYTAHKRLVASAKHSGSAPKTAHSQRTKTTRRLRIDGVQLS; this is encoded by the coding sequence ATGGCGCCAAGCGTTGGACGTTTGCTGTGGGCAAGTTATGGTTTTCGGTTTTCGCAAAACCTGAAAAAGATTCGACGAAAACGCGGAGTGACGCAACAAGCATTGGCTGAAATTGCCGGTTTGTCGCGGACACAAGTGTGCAATCTGGAACGCAATGAAAATAACTCTGGAACTAGTGCGGATCCGGCGCTGTCAACGGTGTACAAGTTAGCGTTGGCGTTAGAGGTTCCACCGGCTCTGTTACTGCCGCAACCAGAAGACAATGTGAAATCTGTGTGCGCAACACCTGCACCTCGGGTGACGCAAGAAAAAATTCAGCCCGCAGAACTTGCAGAGATTGCACCTGTCGATGCGATGCCCGCAGGCAGAGTACAAGCACTTTTGGTGAAATCTGCACCAGTACATCCAGCACCTAGCCAGCAGCATTTAATAAGCAGCGAGTTACAACAAGAAGGCGAGGGGAGCGGGTCTTCGTTAGAGAAACTAGCGCCATTTTCTCCCGAGTACACGGCGCATAAACGACTCGTAGCGAGTGCAAAGCACAGTGGCTCAGCACCTAAGACAGCGCATTCACAACGCACCAAAACTACCCGAAGGCTGCGAATAGATGGTGTGCAGTTATCTTAA
- a CDS encoding transducer protein Htr23: MNPPHTFEIDLEYTRSLARDLDVAAAFTPPQPAVMPTDSTLADFVGTLNQALDNLTARSQQLHSDVAHIARSGFALADAAEATDSAASSAFDGFQVG, from the coding sequence ATGAACCCACCTCACACTTTTGAAATTGACCTAGAGTACACGCGCTCGCTCGCCCGCGATTTGGATGTGGCCGCGGCTTTTACCCCGCCGCAGCCGGCTGTCATGCCCACTGATTCCACCTTGGCTGATTTTGTGGGCACCCTCAACCAGGCCTTGGATAACCTCACCGCGCGCTCGCAGCAATTGCATAGCGATGTCGCGCATATTGCCCGCAGTGGCTTTGCGCTTGCCGATGCCGCCGAGGCCACCGATTCTGCCGCAAGTTCCGCGTTTGATGGCTTCCAGGTGGGATAA
- a CDS encoding NAD(P)H-quinone dehydrogenase — translation MAEHQKRIVIIGGGPGGYEAAQAGAKYGADITVVEDQGMGGASILLDCVPSKSFIAGANIKTDLRRADDMGLSGGFSNTEVALQALNERVTALANRQSDDVRARTEELGVRIIDGRGRFDKDQVPASSGGHKVTVTHNDDGHEEVLDADLVLIATGATPRVLPGAKPDGERILTWQQVYDITELPEHLIVVGSGVTGAEFVSAFAELGVKVTMVASRDRILPHDDADAADVLEKVLAERGVELEKNCRVDTVTRTEDGGVVVKTTDGREIYGSHALMSIGSVPSTAELGLEHVGVETAPSGHIMVDRVSRTNIPGIYAAGDCSDLFPLASVAAMQGRIAMYHSLGEGVSPLRLKTVATAVFTRPEIAAVGFTQKEIEAGEVAARTVVMPLSTNPRAKMRSLRHGFVKLFCRATSGRVIGGVIVAPTASELILPIAVAVTNQLTVNQLADSMAVYPSLSGTITEAARRLVAHDDLE, via the coding sequence ATGGCTGAGCACCAAAAGCGCATTGTTATCATCGGCGGTGGCCCGGGCGGTTATGAAGCCGCGCAGGCAGGCGCCAAGTATGGTGCAGATATTACTGTCGTTGAAGATCAGGGCATGGGCGGCGCAAGTATCTTATTGGATTGTGTTCCTTCTAAGTCTTTTATTGCGGGCGCAAATATTAAGACTGACCTCCGCCGTGCTGATGATATGGGGCTTAGCGGAGGCTTTTCCAACACTGAGGTGGCCTTGCAAGCGCTTAATGAGCGCGTGACGGCACTTGCTAACCGCCAGTCCGATGATGTGCGGGCACGTACTGAGGAACTCGGTGTTCGCATCATTGATGGCCGTGGACGCTTTGACAAGGACCAGGTACCGGCTTCCAGCGGTGGGCACAAGGTTACCGTTACCCACAACGACGATGGACATGAAGAAGTCCTAGATGCAGACCTGGTTTTGATTGCCACTGGTGCGACGCCACGCGTACTGCCGGGGGCAAAGCCTGATGGTGAACGTATCTTGACTTGGCAGCAGGTCTATGACATTACTGAGCTGCCTGAACATCTCATCGTTGTTGGTTCTGGCGTCACCGGTGCGGAATTTGTTTCCGCCTTTGCTGAGCTGGGCGTGAAGGTCACTATGGTGGCTTCCCGCGATCGTATTTTGCCGCACGATGACGCCGATGCTGCAGATGTATTGGAAAAGGTTCTGGCAGAGCGCGGCGTAGAGCTGGAAAAGAACTGCCGCGTTGATACCGTCACCCGCACCGAAGATGGCGGCGTTGTAGTCAAGACCACCGATGGTCGTGAGATTTACGGTTCGCATGCTCTGATGTCCATTGGTTCGGTTCCTTCTACGGCTGAGCTTGGCTTGGAGCACGTCGGTGTGGAAACCGCACCTTCTGGCCACATCATGGTCGACCGCGTATCGCGTACCAATATCCCAGGTATCTACGCTGCCGGTGACTGTTCTGACCTGTTCCCGCTAGCTTCTGTTGCTGCGATGCAGGGCCGTATTGCGATGTATCACTCTTTGGGCGAAGGTGTTTCCCCACTGCGCCTGAAGACTGTTGCAACTGCTGTGTTCACCCGTCCGGAAATTGCTGCGGTTGGTTTTACCCAGAAGGAAATCGAAGCCGGCGAGGTTGCTGCGCGTACCGTCGTGATGCCGCTGTCAACCAACCCTCGCGCGAAGATGCGTTCGCTGCGCCACGGTTTTGTGAAGCTGTTCTGCCGCGCGACCTCTGGCCGCGTCATCGGTGGCGTTATCGTTGCACCAACTGCTTCCGAGCTGATTCTGCCTATTGCCGTTGCCGTGACCAACCAGCTGACTGTTAACCAGCTGGCTGACTCGATGGCTGTCTACCCATCCCTGTCCGGCACCATCACTGAGGCGGCCCGCCGCCTCGTTGCCCACGACGATCTGGAGTAG
- a CDS encoding short-chain fatty acyl-CoA regulator family protein, whose product MSKHYAGARIHALRKTHGLTQVEMAKQLNLSTSYLNQLENDQRPLTVTVLIQLAEAFNVDSTYFSSDKDLRVVNELRSLFPTVEDDTLHDLAARFPELMPKLVSVAQTDPQEEPTSPLDMVQKFFFESHNYIHELDVLAEELAGKLGDKILRLNHLANLLDREFDVHTRFGRSAQTERRIFEASSRELSLRAGLSDAQLTFQLAMQYCLLAYPEVLDNLVHELPTGLARQTGRYGLAQYFAAAVTLPYTEFLETAENTRYDIDRIASIFGTGFETTAQRLTTLQRPGARGVPFVFIRTDRAGNISKRQSATSFHFSRTGGSCPLWAIHRAFETPNRITRQVATMPDGHTYLWIARHVQGQVKSFGTPRKEFAVGLGCMISHADKLIYSDALNLSPASATPIGPGCTICPREACPQRAFPQQGREHAINLNTTSDTPFDLA is encoded by the coding sequence ATGAGCAAACACTATGCGGGGGCAAGGATCCATGCACTGCGAAAGACTCATGGACTCACCCAGGTGGAGATGGCCAAGCAGCTTAACCTTTCCACCAGCTACCTCAACCAGCTGGAAAATGACCAGCGCCCTCTCACTGTTACCGTGCTGATTCAGCTGGCCGAGGCATTCAATGTTGATAGCACCTATTTTTCTTCTGATAAAGACCTGCGCGTCGTTAATGAGCTGCGTTCTTTATTTCCCACGGTAGAAGATGACACTCTGCATGATTTAGCCGCCCGGTTTCCGGAGCTGATGCCGAAGTTGGTGTCTGTTGCGCAAACGGATCCGCAGGAAGAACCGACTTCTCCGCTCGATATGGTGCAGAAATTCTTCTTTGAATCACATAACTACATCCATGAATTAGATGTGTTGGCAGAAGAACTCGCGGGGAAATTGGGCGATAAAATCTTGCGCCTTAATCACTTGGCTAACCTGCTGGACCGTGAATTTGATGTGCACACGCGCTTTGGCCGCTCCGCGCAAACCGAGCGCCGCATCTTTGAAGCTTCCTCGCGTGAGCTGTCATTACGTGCAGGGCTTTCCGATGCCCAACTGACCTTCCAACTAGCGATGCAATATTGCCTTCTCGCCTACCCCGAAGTCTTGGATAACCTGGTGCACGAACTTCCCACAGGTCTCGCCAGGCAAACTGGGCGCTATGGGCTCGCGCAGTATTTCGCTGCTGCGGTCACGCTACCGTATACAGAATTTTTAGAGACTGCAGAAAATACCCGCTATGACATCGACCGGATTGCATCGATCTTCGGCACAGGTTTTGAAACCACCGCGCAGCGCTTAACGACGCTTCAGCGCCCCGGTGCGCGTGGCGTGCCATTTGTGTTTATCCGCACTGACCGCGCAGGCAATATCTCCAAACGCCAGTCTGCGACGTCTTTTCACTTCTCCCGCACTGGCGGTTCCTGTCCGTTGTGGGCAATTCACCGCGCTTTCGAGACGCCGAACCGCATTACCCGGCAGGTCGCCACCATGCCCGATGGGCACACGTATTTATGGATTGCACGGCATGTGCAAGGCCAGGTGAAATCCTTTGGCACCCCACGCAAAGAATTCGCAGTGGGGCTTGGCTGCATGATCTCGCATGCCGATAAGCTCATCTACTCCGATGCGCTGAACCTCTCCCCTGCCTCGGCTACACCTATCGGCCCGGGCTGTACGATTTGTCCGCGTGAGGCATGCCCGCAACGCGCCTTCCCACAACAGGGCCGCGAGCATGCAATTAATCTCAACACCACCTCGGATACGCCGTTTGATCTAGCGTAG
- a CDS encoding Ltp family lipoprotein, whose product MSGPNYEQQPQADYSTQSYAEYQESLKQNAVFASDRKPEKKQKKSGGNRNKIIAIAAMVIVIGGAIGFNSVWDSEMDEKVQDGITDGISGAIEEGSNRINELNASTDGELALVAAREALEQGHYSESELAEYLTSPYGEVYTDQAAQYALDNIDADWNAEALESAESYLRHSHYSYEGLHHQLSAESADNFTDAQARYAVDNVEADWDAEAVEAAESYWSNDNIDITPEELRDILVSDTIGRFTDQQADHALAELSIS is encoded by the coding sequence ATGTCCGGCCCAAACTATGAGCAGCAGCCACAGGCGGATTATTCCACCCAAAGTTATGCCGAATACCAAGAATCTCTCAAGCAGAATGCGGTGTTTGCCTCCGACCGGAAGCCAGAGAAAAAGCAGAAGAAATCCGGCGGGAATCGAAATAAAATCATTGCTATTGCTGCCATGGTGATTGTTATCGGCGGCGCCATTGGTTTTAACAGCGTGTGGGATTCAGAGATGGATGAAAAAGTCCAGGATGGCATTACTGATGGAATCAGCGGTGCCATCGAGGAAGGTAGCAACCGCATCAATGAGCTCAATGCATCGACCGATGGAGAGTTAGCCTTGGTCGCTGCCCGCGAAGCACTTGAGCAAGGTCATTATTCTGAATCCGAGCTCGCCGAATACCTCACCAGCCCATATGGCGAGGTCTACACTGACCAAGCTGCGCAATACGCACTGGATAACATCGATGCCGATTGGAATGCCGAAGCCTTAGAGTCCGCCGAAAGCTATCTGCGACACAGTCACTATTCCTATGAAGGTTTGCACCACCAGCTCAGCGCTGAGTCAGCAGATAACTTCACTGATGCCCAGGCGCGGTATGCGGTAGATAACGTCGAAGCCGATTGGGATGCCGAGGCCGTTGAAGCCGCCGAATCCTACTGGAGCAATGACAATATTGATATAACCCCTGAGGAGTTGCGCGATATTTTGGTCTCCGATACCATCGGCCGGTTTACCGACCAGCAGGCAGACCACGCGTTGGCAGAACTGAGCATTTCTTAA
- a CDS encoding Ltp family lipoprotein, with translation MSGSQPNPYGTFPQDSQSPNFAPQDSAKPKKKKRGFLKWGVGIVAVVVLFSAFTNNDDDDDAATTTADSADTNKSVDLVAEAEAETEPDAAAGADANADTAAETPNSDAAGVDDNVSKEFQNALRSAERYLDFSSFSYQGLYDQLTSEYADAYPADAAQYAVDTVTVDWNEEALESAENYLEFSHFSYQGLYDQLTSEYGEQFTPEQAQYAVDTVDADWNAEAVEAAESYQELMPMSGTELLNQLTSDYGEKFTPEQAQHAVTAVGL, from the coding sequence ATGTCTGGCTCCCAGCCCAACCCCTATGGGACCTTTCCCCAGGATTCCCAGTCCCCTAATTTCGCCCCGCAAGACTCCGCGAAACCTAAGAAGAAAAAGCGCGGCTTTCTAAAATGGGGCGTCGGTATCGTTGCAGTCGTTGTTCTCTTCAGTGCTTTTACCAACAATGATGATGACGATGACGCAGCCACCACCACCGCCGATTCCGCCGATACCAACAAGAGCGTCGACTTGGTTGCCGAAGCAGAAGCCGAAACCGAACCAGACGCCGCAGCTGGCGCAGACGCCAACGCAGACACCGCAGCAGAAACCCCTAACTCTGATGCCGCTGGTGTTGACGACAATGTCTCTAAAGAATTCCAAAATGCGCTACGTTCCGCCGAGCGTTACTTGGACTTCAGCTCCTTTTCGTACCAGGGTCTCTATGACCAGCTGACCTCCGAATACGCCGATGCGTACCCAGCCGATGCAGCCCAATACGCCGTGGACACTGTCACCGTTGATTGGAACGAAGAAGCTCTAGAATCCGCAGAGAACTACCTTGAGTTCAGCCACTTCTCCTACCAGGGGCTCTACGACCAGCTCACTTCTGAATACGGCGAGCAGTTCACCCCCGAACAAGCGCAGTACGCGGTAGATACCGTTGACGCAGACTGGAACGCCGAGGCTGTTGAGGCCGCTGAAAGCTACCAGGAACTCATGCCAATGTCGGGTACTGAATTGCTCAACCAGCTCACCTCTGATTACGGCGAGAAGTTCACCCCGGAGCAAGCTCAGCACGCCGTCACTGCAGTTGGCCTCTAG
- a CDS encoding M20 family metallopeptidase, whose product MTQPTVSEFVNDWFDTHRSEIIGWRRHIHSHPETSNQEFETTNYLAKILGEYGVEAQRFPETGLMVDIGPDTEEGRIAFRADIDALPVQEVTGLEYSSQTPGVSHSCGHDVHTTIALGVACAVADYNREFPLSIGVRVIFQPAEEVWVGGATDVIEWGALEGVHSIYAVHVEPKLRVGRIGLRAGAITSATDIVEIDIKGPGGHTSRPHLSADVIYAMSKVVTDLPALLSRRVDPRTGTVLVFGTINSGYAPNAIPQTGSISGTLRTADIGIWREISGIFQELVEQVLAPTGVKHELTYHRGVPPVLNDDVATALIASAAKAIDPQSIVQAPQSSGGEDFSWYLEHVPGSMVRLGCWSGDGDMHDLHQGDLVVDERAIGVGIKLFSSVISQFMTAIEEEAAKS is encoded by the coding sequence ATGACGCAGCCGACCGTTTCGGAATTCGTCAATGACTGGTTTGATACTCACCGTTCGGAGATCATTGGCTGGCGCCGGCATATCCACAGCCACCCAGAAACGTCCAATCAAGAGTTCGAGACCACCAATTATCTCGCCAAGATTTTAGGCGAGTACGGCGTTGAAGCTCAGCGTTTCCCAGAAACCGGGCTCATGGTTGATATCGGACCTGATACCGAAGAAGGCCGCATTGCTTTCCGCGCGGATATTGATGCGCTGCCGGTACAAGAAGTAACTGGCCTCGAGTACAGCTCCCAAACGCCTGGGGTATCGCACTCCTGTGGACATGATGTGCACACCACCATTGCTTTGGGCGTGGCTTGCGCGGTGGCAGATTATAACCGCGAATTCCCGCTGAGCATTGGTGTGCGCGTTATTTTCCAGCCCGCAGAAGAAGTCTGGGTCGGTGGAGCAACTGACGTTATTGAATGGGGTGCGCTCGAAGGCGTGCACTCTATCTACGCCGTGCACGTGGAGCCCAAGCTGCGGGTTGGTCGCATCGGACTCCGCGCCGGCGCGATTACCTCTGCCACCGATATCGTCGAAATCGATATCAAAGGCCCCGGCGGGCATACCTCCCGGCCGCACCTGTCTGCTGATGTCATCTACGCCATGAGCAAGGTTGTTACTGATTTGCCGGCGCTATTATCGCGCCGGGTGGATCCGCGCACGGGCACGGTTTTGGTCTTCGGCACCATTAACTCTGGCTATGCTCCGAATGCCATTCCACAAACCGGTTCGATATCCGGCACGTTGCGCACCGCCGATATTGGAATCTGGCGCGAAATTTCTGGCATCTTCCAGGAATTGGTTGAGCAGGTCCTTGCCCCAACTGGGGTAAAACATGAGCTGACTTATCATCGCGGTGTTCCGCCGGTGCTTAACGATGATGTAGCAACCGCGCTGATTGCATCGGCAGCTAAGGCGATAGACCCGCAATCAATCGTGCAAGCTCCGCAATCTTCTGGTGGCGAAGATTTCTCGTGGTACTTAGAACACGTGCCAGGCTCCATGGTTCGCTTGGGCTGCTGGTCTGGTGATGGTGATATGCACGACCTGCACCAGGGAGACTTAGTTGTGGATGAGCGTGCAATTGGCGTGGGTATTAAGTTATTTAGTTCTGTGATTAGCCAATTTATGACGGCTATTGAAGAAGAAGCCGCCAAATCCTAG
- a CDS encoding C40 family peptidase, which produces MNVIVDTIAKVAGLQPPPLPQLSLVNVPDISAVSPLASIAGTDPSKMLSAAGVLEKDQDTIRRIAGEASGLIGACAQDLIGLAMELASRAVPLAVGLLVPHPAARLSAEAALKALAMEYLGRAVARTGSLINELAAISAPLAEIATRTVSSHVDGGQPALKELQAVSGQAGFTPAGRTAAGSLEPGITPMAEEDAAGSVAGTSSTSGSSTGSAAGEKAVDTALSMVGTPYVWGGTTPQGFDCSGLTQYAYRAAGVDIPRLAEEQTIGTQVSADELVKGDLVVWDGHVAMYAGDGQIVEAGDPVQVNPLRTSNMGMEFKGFWRPTS; this is translated from the coding sequence ATGAATGTCATTGTTGATACCATCGCGAAAGTTGCCGGCCTGCAGCCGCCTCCCCTCCCGCAGCTTTCCCTAGTAAATGTTCCAGATATCTCTGCGGTCTCACCGCTTGCAAGCATTGCGGGAACCGATCCCAGCAAGATGCTAAGTGCTGCCGGTGTGCTGGAAAAAGATCAGGACACTATCCGCCGCATCGCCGGTGAAGCGAGCGGCTTAATTGGCGCCTGCGCGCAGGATCTCATTGGGCTCGCTATGGAATTGGCCTCGCGCGCTGTGCCATTAGCCGTCGGATTATTGGTTCCCCACCCCGCTGCGCGCCTTAGCGCTGAGGCAGCCTTAAAAGCGTTGGCAATGGAATATCTTGGCCGGGCTGTGGCGCGTACCGGCAGCCTTATCAATGAGCTAGCGGCGATTAGCGCACCGTTGGCTGAGATCGCGACGCGTACGGTTTCCTCACACGTCGATGGCGGACAACCCGCGTTAAAGGAACTTCAAGCAGTCTCTGGGCAAGCAGGTTTTACTCCCGCAGGACGCACGGCTGCAGGTTCATTGGAGCCGGGCATAACCCCCATGGCCGAAGAGGATGCGGCAGGGTCTGTCGCCGGTACTTCATCTACATCTGGTTCTTCCACGGGGTCTGCGGCGGGTGAAAAGGCCGTGGATACTGCGCTATCTATGGTCGGAACCCCGTATGTATGGGGTGGGACTACCCCACAGGGATTCGACTGCTCAGGTCTTACCCAATATGCCTACCGCGCAGCCGGGGTAGACATCCCGCGCCTGGCAGAAGAACAAACCATAGGCACCCAGGTCAGCGCCGACGAGCTGGTCAAAGGCGATCTAGTGGTCTGGGATGGGCATGTTGCTATGTATGCCGGTGATGGACAAATTGTCGAAGCCGGCGACCCGGTTCAGGTCAATCCACTGCGAACCTCCAACATGGGGATGGAATTCAAGGGCTTCTGGCGTCCGACTTCTTAG